Proteins encoded together in one Thermococcus barophilus MP window:
- a CDS encoding metallophosphoesterase, whose product MRKGIALLLVLMVFSMFQAVQVEAATLYPLDVLQYPAPGAPAVAIPGDTITVKAQPGVEITGLSIVSILHGPYELQIVEKNGDELKVKIPENVAPDDYFLIVQSNKGKVIVPNGVWVLKEYPKVLRIAHGSDLHVTSGAKIGYVNGEKFCRSIFKCGEGAIPLHSYVADDSFFTYWGMNPNVDVIIATGDVVDTAGDSKAYGYLLGLMENAIAAGKPTIIVKGNHDDPPKYFSKMIAPPTYYLTIGKFIIIALDSDNERSHPTMEQLEWMEKILEQNPDKIPIIIVHHPYWYKTPEGRSGKIEGMSVFEDWDKIAPLVSWYWIGGKERKTEDIAKRFLEDVEKYNIKLVLSGHVHADYVQVYVDKKGNEHWFVTSTTTGAPDKREKDNWYGSRIVEIDENGNVRLPGIKDMFGTIFGPISSFPIPQEFIVFRHTTDFGSAIKFVNEFKEASGKLAVVVPNGAKVDAGATTVKYKVLGERTIGDKHYMLLEVTVPKGVSQLVITKGKDTEKPQVSIAYTSPAKPVKGKPFKVYFKASDNLGIKDLYVEIEANGEVKKYPAEPTKGGPNVDYFLAQIPGVNADEYTIRVVAIDFYGNKAVAEKVMGKPTPTSTTKTTTTTTSQTSSESSPTTQTATQASTCGPAVLVGLALIPLLLRKRK is encoded by the coding sequence ATGAGGAAGGGGATAGCACTACTTTTGGTTTTGATGGTATTTTCTATGTTCCAAGCTGTGCAAGTAGAGGCAGCAACACTTTATCCCCTTGACGTCCTTCAGTACCCGGCACCTGGAGCACCAGCAGTGGCAATTCCAGGGGATACAATTACCGTTAAAGCACAACCTGGGGTTGAAATCACTGGGCTCTCAATAGTTTCAATTCTCCATGGGCCTTATGAATTGCAAATAGTTGAGAAGAACGGTGATGAGCTTAAAGTTAAAATCCCAGAGAATGTTGCTCCAGACGACTACTTCCTTATCGTGCAATCAAACAAAGGTAAAGTCATTGTCCCCAATGGCGTCTGGGTTCTTAAGGAGTATCCGAAGGTTCTCAGGATTGCACATGGGAGCGACCTTCACGTTACAAGCGGAGCAAAGATTGGCTATGTTAACGGAGAAAAGTTCTGCAGAAGCATCTTCAAGTGCGGTGAGGGGGCAATACCTCTTCACAGCTATGTAGCTGATGACAGCTTCTTCACCTATTGGGGAATGAATCCAAATGTTGATGTCATAATCGCAACGGGTGACGTAGTTGATACTGCCGGCGACAGCAAGGCTTACGGGTATCTTCTTGGACTCATGGAAAATGCAATTGCCGCAGGAAAGCCAACAATAATAGTCAAGGGTAACCACGATGATCCTCCAAAATACTTCTCAAAGATGATTGCACCACCGACATACTATCTCACAATTGGCAAGTTCATAATAATTGCACTCGACTCAGACAACGAGAGATCACATCCAACAATGGAGCAACTTGAATGGATGGAGAAGATACTTGAGCAGAACCCAGACAAAATACCAATTATCATAGTGCACCACCCATACTGGTACAAGACACCGGAGGGGAGAAGCGGAAAGATAGAAGGGATGAGCGTCTTCGAGGACTGGGATAAGATTGCTCCACTCGTAAGCTGGTACTGGATAGGCGGTAAGGAAAGGAAGACAGAGGATATTGCAAAACGCTTCCTTGAGGATGTTGAGAAGTACAACATAAAGCTTGTCCTAAGCGGACACGTTCACGCAGATTACGTCCAAGTTTATGTTGATAAGAAAGGCAACGAGCACTGGTTTGTAACATCCACCACAACAGGTGCACCAGATAAAAGAGAGAAGGACAACTGGTACGGCTCAAGAATCGTGGAAATCGATGAGAACGGAAACGTAAGGCTGCCTGGAATTAAGGATATGTTCGGCACAATATTCGGCCCAATAAGTTCGTTCCCAATTCCCCAGGAGTTTATAGTCTTCAGACACACAACCGACTTCGGTTCGGCAATCAAATTTGTGAACGAGTTTAAAGAGGCAAGCGGAAAATTGGCTGTTGTTGTGCCAAACGGAGCAAAAGTGGATGCAGGTGCAACAACCGTCAAATACAAGGTTCTTGGAGAGAGAACAATTGGCGACAAGCACTACATGCTCCTTGAAGTTACTGTTCCAAAGGGTGTCAGTCAGCTTGTCATTACAAAGGGCAAGGACACAGAAAAGCCACAGGTCAGCATTGCCTACACTTCACCCGCCAAGCCGGTAAAAGGAAAGCCGTTTAAGGTCTACTTCAAGGCAAGCGACAATCTGGGAATCAAAGACCTATACGTTGAAATTGAAGCCAACGGTGAAGTTAAGAAATACCCAGCGGAGCCAACCAAGGGTGGACCAAACGTGGACTACTTCCTTGCACAGATTCCTGGAGTTAATGCAGATGAGTACACAATCAGAGTAGTTGCAATTGACTTCTACGGCAACAAGGCTGTTGCTGAAAAAGTCATGGGCAAGCCAACTCCCACTTCAACTACAAAGACAACAACCACAACAACTTCACAAACTTCAAGTGAAAGCTCACCCACAACCCAAACAGCTACCCAAGCCTCAACATGTGGTCCAGCAGTTCTTGTTGGATTAGCATTGATCCCGCTGCTCTTGAGAAAAAGAAAGTGA
- a CDS encoding DUF447 domain-containing protein: protein MEILDLFEEGKVYEVLLVTKSNVTPIGVVRRGDSLYFKLFWGKSFREIKEHPFGVIHITQDVELLIKAALNIPINAEFENTKVIPLKRIKNLSWVEGRIELKEAEIEDELGKSKVLKCKFIPLYGEIISAITKPLSRADFVLLEMAVHLTRLFVATRRHKVETAQKLYSKIWQGYQEYRRLGGKSELAEKIMGLALISVRWNS, encoded by the coding sequence ATGGAAATTTTGGATTTATTTGAGGAAGGGAAGGTATATGAGGTTCTGCTGGTAACGAAGTCTAATGTAACCCCGATAGGGGTTGTCCGAAGAGGAGATAGCTTGTATTTCAAGCTTTTTTGGGGAAAGAGTTTTCGGGAAATCAAGGAGCATCCTTTTGGAGTTATCCACATTACCCAGGATGTGGAGCTTCTGATAAAAGCTGCGCTGAACATTCCAATTAATGCAGAGTTTGAAAACACGAAGGTAATACCATTGAAAAGAATCAAAAACCTGAGCTGGGTTGAGGGTAGAATAGAGCTCAAGGAGGCTGAGATTGAAGATGAGCTCGGAAAAAGCAAAGTGCTGAAATGCAAGTTTATCCCTCTTTACGGTGAGATTATTTCTGCAATTACGAAACCTCTCAGCAGAGCAGATTTTGTTTTGCTGGAGATGGCAGTTCATTTAACAAGGCTGTTTGTTGCAACAAGAAGGCACAAAGTTGAAACTGCTCAAAAGCTGTACTCAAAAATATGGCAGGGATACCAGGAATATAGGAGATTAGGGGGAAAAAGTGAACTTGCAGAGAAGATTATGGGATTGGCATTAATTTCAGTTAGATGGAACTCATAG
- a CDS encoding ABC transporter ATP-binding protein: MVEVKLENIVKTFGETVALKGIDLHIKHGELFTLLGPSGCGKSTTLRIIAGLDFPDKGRIFFDDQEVTYLSSSERGAVLVFQNYALWPHMTVYDNIAYGLKIKKLPKDEIEKKVRWALQLVKLEGFEDRYPTQLSGGQQQRVAIARAIVVEPKLLLLDEPLSNLDAKLRLEMRSEIRRIQRELGITVLYVTHDQEEAMAISDRIAVMNVGTVEQVGTPREIYEKPKTEFVASFMGKTNVIPAKVVEREGDKVTVEFEHFRLEGVTYTDKSDKVVIVIRPERISLKPIENAVKLEGKVDLIEYYGFFIEVVGMFGETRIIARTISDKDVMSLKPQGPVTFYINKDDILVLPKQL; this comes from the coding sequence TTGGTTGAAGTCAAACTTGAGAATATTGTTAAGACCTTTGGGGAAACTGTGGCATTGAAGGGAATAGATCTTCACATAAAGCACGGTGAGCTCTTTACTCTGCTCGGCCCAAGTGGATGTGGGAAATCCACAACGCTGAGAATAATTGCAGGTCTCGACTTTCCAGACAAGGGAAGGATATTCTTTGATGATCAAGAAGTTACCTACCTGAGCTCAAGCGAAAGGGGAGCAGTCTTAGTGTTCCAGAACTATGCGCTCTGGCCTCATATGACGGTTTATGACAACATTGCATACGGTCTCAAGATCAAGAAGCTTCCAAAGGATGAAATCGAGAAAAAAGTCAGATGGGCACTTCAGCTGGTAAAGCTTGAAGGGTTTGAAGATCGTTATCCTACTCAGCTCAGCGGTGGTCAGCAGCAGAGAGTTGCCATAGCGAGAGCTATAGTAGTTGAACCCAAATTGCTCCTCCTCGATGAACCCCTTTCGAACCTTGATGCAAAGCTCAGACTTGAGATGCGTTCTGAAATCAGGAGAATTCAACGTGAGCTGGGAATAACAGTGCTTTACGTTACACACGACCAAGAAGAAGCAATGGCAATAAGTGACAGGATAGCTGTCATGAACGTTGGAACTGTCGAGCAGGTGGGAACGCCGAGGGAAATCTATGAGAAGCCAAAGACTGAATTTGTTGCATCATTTATGGGTAAGACAAACGTAATTCCAGCAAAAGTTGTTGAGAGGGAGGGAGACAAAGTTACTGTCGAGTTCGAGCACTTCAGACTTGAAGGAGTAACATACACTGATAAGAGCGACAAAGTTGTCATTGTTATAAGACCAGAGCGTATCAGTTTAAAGCCAATTGAAAATGCAGTGAAGCTTGAAGGGAAAGTTGATCTCATTGAATACTATGGATTCTTCATTGAGGTCGTTGGAATGTTTGGAGAGACCAGAATCATAGCAAGGACAATAAGTGACAAAGATGTAATGAGCCTAAAACCTCAAGGTCCGGTTACCTTCTACATAAACAAGGACGACATTCTTGTTTTACCAAAACAGCTTTAA
- a CDS encoding ABC transporter permease — MRVSKWSEKLFGTPLFEPLVSFSYLFPLLYIVVFLIIPVLAMLAIAFSHEGHFSLYWFKSILTSSYYVQFPPQGDFAIKTVTATGETVYLIRGIDFGVVINSLVVAALVTLLASLMGTIFAFIMARYEFKGKNFFRIALFIPLLVTPFVNAYVIKKMFLDTGLINYIFYELLHILPFRIKIDGLAGVVLAQAMTYYPIVYLNAYASFINIDPTLEEQAENLGSRGFHLFRTVTFPLALPGIAAGATLVFIFSLEDLAAPIVFQGDPLAKKLMSYQIFSKFLYGLGERSPEIAALSIIMLTLAVLAFLGIRKYVSLRQYAMLSKGGRWKPRVSKPKPWQAAIIYVVLLPLLLLTIFPQIGVVLLAFSKQWSVTVMPQGFTTEYVKQMLFNPDVRRYIINSLMYSGAAVVLIVLLSVTSSYATSRFKGILTPVLESLVIIPIAVPGIVVAMGYFYFFSQVFPNTPLDPTNIFSFNPAFVLILAYSIRRLPFSARSVYAGLQQVHVSLEEASMNLGASRWKTVTGILLPLISLNVFGGAMLSFVYSMSETSVGITLGSLNMQYAPITAFMKDIMMSAAGSAQLAAALGVLLITVQILSIVLVNIITKQRYAFIGLT; from the coding sequence ATGAGGGTAAGCAAGTGGAGCGAAAAGCTTTTTGGAACGCCACTTTTTGAACCTCTCGTTTCCTTTTCCTACCTTTTCCCCCTACTGTATATAGTCGTGTTTTTAATAATACCCGTTTTGGCTATGCTTGCAATAGCATTTAGCCATGAGGGGCACTTCTCCCTCTACTGGTTTAAGAGCATATTAACCTCAAGTTATTATGTACAATTCCCGCCCCAAGGAGACTTTGCAATAAAAACAGTTACTGCGACTGGAGAGACCGTGTATTTAATCAGGGGAATAGATTTTGGAGTTGTCATCAACTCGCTTGTAGTTGCCGCCCTTGTGACGCTTTTAGCTTCCTTAATGGGAACGATCTTTGCCTTTATAATGGCGAGATATGAGTTTAAAGGGAAAAATTTCTTTAGAATTGCCCTGTTTATTCCCCTGCTGGTTACTCCATTCGTCAATGCATATGTCATTAAGAAGATGTTCCTTGACACAGGTTTAATCAACTACATTTTCTATGAGCTTCTCCATATCCTGCCGTTTAGGATTAAAATTGATGGTCTGGCAGGTGTTGTGTTAGCCCAAGCAATGACCTACTACCCAATAGTGTATCTCAACGCATATGCAAGCTTTATCAACATTGATCCCACATTGGAGGAGCAGGCAGAGAATCTCGGGAGCAGGGGGTTCCATTTGTTTAGAACAGTAACATTTCCATTAGCTTTGCCAGGTATAGCGGCTGGTGCAACGCTTGTGTTTATCTTCAGCCTTGAAGATTTAGCAGCACCAATCGTCTTCCAAGGTGATCCTTTGGCTAAGAAGCTGATGTCCTATCAAATCTTCAGCAAATTCCTCTATGGTCTGGGTGAAAGGAGTCCTGAAATTGCGGCATTGTCAATTATAATGCTCACCTTAGCTGTACTCGCATTCCTTGGAATCAGGAAGTATGTCAGCTTGAGACAGTACGCTATGCTCAGCAAAGGCGGAAGATGGAAGCCGAGAGTCAGCAAACCAAAACCATGGCAGGCTGCGATAATTTATGTGGTTTTACTTCCTCTGTTGCTCCTAACAATATTTCCACAAATCGGTGTTGTCCTGCTGGCATTCTCCAAGCAGTGGAGCGTTACTGTAATGCCCCAAGGATTTACAACGGAATACGTCAAGCAGATGCTCTTCAACCCTGATGTCAGGAGATACATCATAAACAGCCTGATGTATTCAGGTGCCGCTGTTGTGCTTATCGTGCTTCTCTCAGTTACATCATCATATGCAACCAGCAGGTTCAAAGGAATCTTAACCCCAGTGCTTGAAAGCTTGGTCATAATCCCAATAGCCGTTCCAGGTATAGTTGTGGCAATGGGCTACTTCTACTTCTTCTCACAAGTGTTCCCCAACACTCCACTGGATCCAACGAATATCTTCAGCTTCAACCCAGCCTTTGTGCTTATATTGGCATATTCAATAAGAAGGCTGCCGTTCTCAGCTCGTTCTGTATATGCAGGACTTCAGCAGGTTCATGTTTCCCTTGAGGAGGCTTCAATGAACCTTGGAGCGAGCAGATGGAAAACAGTAACAGGTATTTTGCTGCCCCTGATATCACTTAATGTCTTTGGCGGTGCAATGCTCAGCTTCGTTTACTCAATGAGCGAAACAAGCGTTGGTATTACACTGGGTTCACTCAACATGCAGTATGCACCGATTACAGCGTTCATGAAGGACATCATGATGTCTGCTGCCGGAAGTGCCCAGCTTGCTGCAGCTCTGGGTGTGCTGTTAATTACAGTCCAGATACTCTCAATTGTGTTGGTTAACATAATCACCAAGCAGAGGTATGCATTCATAGGATTAACATGA
- a CDS encoding ABC transporter substrate-binding protein encodes MKKGIALSLVLLFLVSIVSGCIGGGEQSTTATSTSKPSGGITLIVLTRHDTTIQMLAKEAFLKSDIAKKYNIVNIKFIKAPDSQWPALIKRGADIGWGGGPTLFDDLFKQGYLAPITDEKVLGLLGTQIKEDIAGMPMVRKGKDGKVYWIAAALSSFGFTVNKDVLKRWNLPMPEKWEDIASETFALDPPQVGIADPTRSTSNTRIYQIILQAFGWDEGWKVLTIIAANSKIYDASDAVREAVIAGDIAVGNTIDFYGYTAMKLNPACIYIIPKGESIINGDPIALLKNSQHPEAAQAFIYWVLTDGQKIWLNEDVNRLPVNPAVFDTPEGQKRPDLKKAYELALQTQGIQFDDARALATVYAMQFYFKATLVDANQELHRAWVALVQAYKQGKISKDKYEQLKAQLLAPIQFKDPDTGKMVTFTEDYAKKINERLIKDPGFKDTLMQEWRDAARAKYNKVLSEVQG; translated from the coding sequence ATGAAAAAAGGCATTGCCCTTTCCCTTGTGCTGCTGTTTCTCGTTAGTATAGTATCCGGATGCATTGGTGGTGGAGAACAAAGCACTACCGCAACAAGCACATCAAAACCCAGTGGGGGAATAACCTTAATCGTTCTGACGAGACATGACACAACAATTCAGATGCTGGCAAAAGAGGCTTTTCTGAAAAGCGACATCGCAAAGAAGTACAACATCGTAAACATTAAGTTTATTAAGGCTCCAGACTCCCAGTGGCCTGCATTGATTAAGAGAGGTGCTGATATCGGGTGGGGAGGAGGACCAACACTGTTTGATGACCTCTTTAAGCAGGGTTATTTAGCCCCAATTACAGATGAGAAGGTTCTTGGTCTTCTTGGAACACAGATAAAAGAAGACATCGCCGGAATGCCAATGGTAAGAAAAGGAAAGGATGGAAAGGTTTACTGGATTGCAGCTGCACTTTCGTCATTCGGTTTCACCGTGAACAAGGATGTCCTGAAGAGGTGGAACCTCCCAATGCCCGAAAAGTGGGAGGATATAGCAAGTGAGACATTTGCTTTGGATCCACCGCAGGTTGGTATCGCAGATCCAACAAGAAGTACATCAAACACAAGAATCTATCAGATCATCCTTCAAGCTTTTGGCTGGGACGAAGGATGGAAGGTTCTCACAATCATAGCTGCAAACTCAAAGATTTATGATGCAAGTGACGCTGTTAGAGAGGCAGTTATAGCTGGTGATATAGCTGTTGGAAATACAATTGACTTCTATGGATATACAGCAATGAAGCTCAACCCTGCATGTATCTATATCATACCCAAAGGAGAAAGCATAATCAATGGTGATCCCATCGCTTTGCTTAAGAACTCTCAGCACCCGGAGGCTGCTCAGGCTTTCATATACTGGGTTCTCACTGATGGACAGAAGATCTGGCTCAATGAAGATGTCAACAGGCTTCCAGTAAACCCTGCAGTCTTCGACACTCCTGAGGGGCAGAAGAGACCAGATTTGAAGAAAGCTTACGAATTGGCTCTTCAGACTCAGGGTATTCAGTTTGACGATGCAAGGGCACTGGCAACTGTCTATGCGATGCAGTTCTACTTTAAGGCGACACTCGTTGATGCAAACCAAGAGCTCCACAGGGCATGGGTTGCCCTTGTCCAGGCATACAAGCAGGGTAAGATTAGTAAGGACAAGTATGAACAGCTTAAAGCACAGCTTTTGGCTCCGATACAGTTTAAAGACCCAGATACAGGAAAAATGGTTACCTTTACTGAAGACTATGCAAAGAAAATAAATGAAAGACTTATAAAGGATCCCGGGTTTAAAGACACACTCATGCAGGAGTGGAGAGATGCCGCAAGGGCTAAGTATAACAAAGTATTATCGGAGGTGCAAGGATGA
- a CDS encoding CGP-CTERM sorting domain-containing protein, translating to MKKLAVLLSVFVLFGLFGVAFASAATVAVDLAHGENDKYLAGDVIDRDTNETLAHGIVKTITDVKWAYFGDPAAADTLGIPHLGDKITADALKGVDMLIIGQPSSPFEPDEIQAIAEWFKQGGKVLWIAGDSDYGSGVQVQETVNALLDQLGIGHLRLDLCSVEDPVSNAGAGYRVVGIVNPDPNTPDASMITQGFKHGGKVLYHGPGVVAYVDDQGNWHTLTDNIPENVYRIVKTSKDGTIVENNDPPANAYMAGDTGVFPLLAVEFVKLDNGKQSLLIVSGESPYGDYEPTWAPKYHGVPLDGPTFVTNFIHWALKEASKVEEKPTETTTEKPTETEKPTETGTSAPATTSKTCGPAVLVGLALIPLLLRKRK from the coding sequence ATGAAGAAGCTTGCAGTACTGTTGTCAGTTTTTGTTCTGTTTGGGCTGTTTGGAGTCGCTTTTGCCAGTGCAGCAACAGTTGCTGTGGATTTGGCACACGGTGAAAACGACAAGTACCTTGCAGGGGATGTTATTGACAGAGATACAAATGAAACTTTAGCACATGGGATTGTGAAGACAATTACTGACGTGAAGTGGGCATACTTTGGTGATCCTGCTGCTGCCGATACACTGGGAATCCCACACCTTGGCGATAAAATTACCGCCGATGCCCTCAAGGGCGTTGACATGCTTATTATCGGTCAGCCATCAAGCCCATTCGAACCAGATGAAATACAAGCAATTGCAGAATGGTTCAAGCAGGGTGGCAAAGTCCTCTGGATTGCTGGTGACAGCGACTACGGAAGCGGTGTACAGGTTCAGGAGACAGTTAACGCTCTCCTCGACCAGCTTGGAATCGGTCACCTCAGGTTAGACCTCTGTTCAGTTGAAGACCCAGTAAGCAACGCTGGAGCAGGATACAGAGTTGTTGGTATCGTTAATCCAGATCCAAACACACCAGACGCAAGCATGATCACTCAAGGCTTTAAGCATGGAGGAAAAGTCCTCTATCACGGTCCTGGCGTTGTTGCTTACGTCGATGACCAAGGGAACTGGCATACCTTGACAGATAACATCCCAGAGAATGTCTACAGAATCGTCAAAACTTCAAAGGACGGTACAATCGTTGAGAACAACGATCCACCGGCAAATGCATACATGGCCGGTGACACTGGTGTATTCCCACTCTTAGCGGTTGAGTTTGTTAAGCTTGACAACGGAAAGCAGAGCTTGCTCATTGTTAGCGGTGAATCACCATATGGAGATTATGAGCCAACATGGGCGCCAAAGTACCACGGAGTTCCACTTGACGGTCCAACCTTCGTTACAAACTTCATCCACTGGGCACTTAAAGAAGCAAGCAAGGTGGAGGAGAAGCCAACAGAGACAACAACAGAAAAGCCAACAGAGACTGAAAAGCCAACTGAAACAGGCACTTCAGCTCCAGCTACAACCAGCAAGACATGCGGTCCAGCAGTTCTTGTTGGATTGGCATTAATCCCACTCCTACTGAGAAAAAGAAAGTGA
- a CDS encoding tyrosine--tRNA ligase, which yields MDIEKKIELITRKPTEEVLTVKNLRQLLEMGVPLQHYIGFEISGYIHLGTGLMAGAKIADFQKAGIKTRIFLADWHSWINDKLGGDLETIQKVALTYFKEGMKQSIKVMGGDPDKVEFVLASEILEKGDYWQTVIDISKNVTLSRVMRSITIMGRQMGEAIDFAKLIYPMMQVADIFYQGVNIAHAGMDQRKAHVIAIEVAEKLKYHPLIWEGKKYKPVAVHHHLLLGLQEPPKWPIESEEEFKEIKAAMKMSKSKPYSAVFIHDSPEEIRQKLRKAFCPAREVRYNPVLDWAEHIIFREEPTEFTIHRPAKFGGDVTYTTFEELKKDFAEGKLHPLDLKNAVAEYLIELLKPVREYFEKHPEPLELMKEVKITR from the coding sequence ATGGACATAGAGAAAAAGATCGAACTGATAACAAGAAAGCCAACTGAGGAAGTACTGACCGTAAAGAATCTGAGGCAGCTCTTGGAAATGGGCGTTCCTCTTCAGCATTATATCGGATTTGAAATAAGCGGTTACATTCATCTCGGTACTGGATTAATGGCAGGTGCGAAAATCGCTGACTTCCAGAAAGCGGGTATAAAAACAAGGATATTCTTAGCGGACTGGCACAGCTGGATTAACGATAAACTTGGAGGAGACCTCGAGACGATTCAAAAAGTAGCTTTAACTTACTTTAAAGAAGGAATGAAGCAGAGCATCAAAGTTATGGGCGGAGATCCAGATAAGGTGGAGTTCGTCTTAGCGAGTGAGATTCTTGAAAAAGGCGACTACTGGCAGACCGTCATTGACATTTCAAAGAACGTTACGTTAAGCAGGGTTATGCGTTCCATCACGATCATGGGCAGGCAGATGGGAGAGGCAATAGACTTTGCAAAGCTGATCTACCCGATGATGCAGGTTGCTGACATATTCTACCAAGGAGTTAACATCGCACACGCTGGAATGGATCAAAGAAAGGCTCATGTCATTGCAATAGAAGTCGCTGAAAAGCTGAAGTACCATCCGCTTATCTGGGAAGGCAAGAAATACAAGCCCGTTGCAGTTCACCACCACCTCCTGCTCGGATTACAAGAGCCTCCGAAGTGGCCAATTGAGAGCGAAGAGGAGTTCAAAGAGATTAAAGCAGCAATGAAGATGAGCAAGTCAAAGCCATACTCCGCTGTTTTCATACACGACAGCCCTGAAGAGATCAGGCAGAAGCTTAGGAAGGCATTCTGTCCTGCAAGAGAAGTCAGATACAATCCAGTTCTTGATTGGGCAGAGCATATAATCTTCCGTGAGGAGCCCACTGAATTTACCATTCACAGACCAGCCAAGTTCGGTGGTGATGTAACTTATACAACGTTTGAAGAGCTCAAGAAGGACTTTGCTGAAGGAAAGCTGCACCCACTTGACTTAAAGAATGCGGTTGCCGAATACCTGATAGAGCTCCTCAAGCCGGTCAGAGAGTACTTTGAAAAGCACCCAGAGCCTTTAGAGCTGATGAAGGAAGTTAAGATTACGAGATGA
- a CDS encoding HepT-like ribonuclease domain-containing protein codes for MFCYVGLRNILIHQYFGIDVELIWDIIKNKLPI; via the coding sequence ATGTTCTGTTATGTTGGACTCAGAAACATTTTGATACACCAATACTTTGGAATTGACGTAGAGTTAATATGGGATATCATCAAAAATAAGCTCCCGATTTAA
- a CDS encoding type II toxin-antitoxin system PemK/MazF family toxin, producing MSPDPPKVIQQWEVVTMDFPFTDKTQKKTRPVLVISNTDFNRISNSLVVVQISTNLNSGLREYNVELTEEDINLYPRGYLKKKSIIKPYIVFSVAKGIVRARVGLLSSEKVEDVKRVIRKLYRL from the coding sequence ATGAGCCCTGATCCTCCAAAGGTAATCCAGCAGTGGGAAGTAGTTACTATGGATTTCCCTTTTACCGATAAAACCCAAAAGAAGACCAGACCAGTTTTGGTTATCTCAAATACGGATTTCAACCGGATCAGCAACAGTTTGGTTGTGGTTCAAATAAGCACAAACCTAAACAGCGGACTTAGGGAATACAATGTGGAGCTAACTGAGGAAGACATAAATCTTTACCCCAGAGGTTACCTTAAGAAGAAAAGCATTATAAAGCCGTATATCGTCTTCTCTGTGGCAAAGGGAATAGTGAGAGCTCGGGTAGGATTGCTTTCAAGCGAAAAAGTTGAAGATGTTAAAAGGGTTATTCGGAAGCTTTATCGTTTGTAG
- a CDS encoding ribbon-helix-helix domain-containing protein — protein sequence MSASSVKITVRIPAGIAKMIDELVEAGLYSNRSEVVKEALREFVLSKKIPNAKSQDEDEKFIKSMLKVIEPILAEDWNNDPDDYVGGVPYEP from the coding sequence ATGTCTGCTTCAAGTGTAAAGATAACCGTAAGAATTCCCGCTGGAATAGCAAAGATGATAGATGAACTTGTAGAGGCTGGACTGTACTCCAACAGAAGTGAGGTGGTCAAAGAAGCCTTAAGGGAGTTTGTACTTTCAAAGAAGATTCCTAACGCTAAATCTCAGGATGAGGACGAGAAGTTTATAAAAAGCATGCTCAAGGTGATCGAGCCAATTCTCGCCGAGGACTGGAATAATGACCCAGATGATTACGTGGGAGGAGTACCTTATGAGCCCTGA